In the Gossypium raimondii isolate GPD5lz chromosome 9, ASM2569854v1, whole genome shotgun sequence genome, one interval contains:
- the LOC105797612 gene encoding uncharacterized protein LOC105797612 → MESTALNERMARWQILLSEFHIVYVNQKALKGSAIADFLASRALEDYEPLNFNFLNEDLMYVATTEKDFQEDSPWKLNFDEASNAVGNGIGAVLVSPDGDHYSFTRKLDFDCTNNMAEYEAYIMGIRAAIERKIKVLEVYGDSALVIYQLKGECETRDSKLINYRKLVIELIEEFDDITFCYLPRDENQIADALATLAFMIKVNKQKDVKPIQMSIYEASAYCYNIDDEEEKDGHPWYHDIL, encoded by the coding sequence atggagtcgACTGCTCTGAATGAAAGAATGGCTCGATGGCAAATTTTGCTGTCTGAATTTCATATAGTCTATGTGAACCAGAAAGCActaaaagggagtgcaatagcggACTTTCTGGCCAGTAGAGCACTGGAAGATTACGAGccactaaactttaatttccTAAATGAGGATTTGATGTATGTCGCAACTACAGAAAAAGACTTTCAAGAGGACAGTCCTTGGAAGTTGAATTTTGATGAAGCATCGAATGCTGTGGGtaatgggattggggcagtcttggtatctCCCGATGGTGATCATTACTCATTCACTagaaaattagattttgattgcacaaataacatggcGGAGTATGAAGCATACATTATGGGAATTCGTGCGGCTATTGAACGCAAAATTAAAGTGTTAGAGGTGTATGGGGATTCTGCAttggtaatttatcaactcAAAGGCGAATGTGAGACAAGAGACTCCAAGTTGATTAACTATCGAAAGCTGGTCATTGAATTAATTGaggagtttgatgacattaccttctgttatctcccacgggaTGAAAATCAGATAGCCGACGCATTGGCTACATTAGCCTTTATGATCAAGGTGAATAAACAGAAGGATGTGAAGCCTATCCAGATGAGCATTTATGAGGCTTCAGCCTATTGTTACAACATTGACGATGAAGAAGAGAAGGATGGTCACCCCTGGTATCACGACATACTGTGA